In Microcaecilia unicolor chromosome 1, aMicUni1.1, whole genome shotgun sequence, the following are encoded in one genomic region:
- the LOC115460013 gene encoding gastrula zinc finger protein XlCGF26.1-like gives MNTTKSEKVFCRKTDLSNYQKIEQNESLCTSAACWKRNLPMHKRIHKGIKPFNCTECNKSFNQKGNLTRHQRIHTGMKPFICSECNKSFSQKEYLTNHQRIHTGMKPFICTECNKSFSQKKYLTKHQRIHRGMKPFICTECNKSFSRKEYLTNHQRIHTGVKLFICTECNKSFTHKTSLIKHRRFHTGVKPFICTECNKSFSQKGDLTKHQRIHTGVKPFKCSECGKTFTDKGNLTRHHRVHTGVKPFACSECGKSFRSFSDKQTLTMHQSIHSGVKQFLCTDCGKSFTEKYMIIHQRIHTGVKPFACTECGRSFTVKEALRKHWRIHTGIKPFICTECNKSFTHKTGLTQHQIIHTGMKPFICSECNKSFSQKVNLTKHQRIHAEVKPF, from the coding sequence ATGAATACTACTAAATCTGAAAAAGTCTTTTGCAGAAAGACAGACCTCTCAAACTACCAGAAAATTGAGCAAAATGAAAGCTTGTGTACTTCTGCTGCTTGTTGGAAAAGAAACCTCCCAATGcacaagagaatccacaaaggaattaaaccatttaactgtactgagtgtaataaaagtttcaatcagaagggaaacctcaccagacaccagagaattcacacaggaatgaaaccattcatctgcagtgagtgtaataaaagcttcagtcagaaggaatACCTCACcaaccaccagagaatccacacaggaatgaaaccattcatctgcactgagtgtaataaaagcttcagtcagaagaaatacctcacaaaacaccagagaatccacagaggaatgaaaccattcatctgcactgagtgtaataaaagcttcagtcggaaggaaTACCTCACcaaccaccagagaatccacacaggagtgaaactgtttatctgcactgagtgtaataaaagcttcactcataaaacaagcctcataAAACACCGGAGattccacacaggagtgaaaccattcatctgcactgagtgtaataaaagcttcagtcagaagggagacctcacaaaacaccagagaatccacacaggagtgaagccatttaaatgttctgagtgtggtaaaacctTCACTGATAAGGGAAATCTCACAAGGCACCACCGagttcacacaggagtgaagccatttgcatgtagtgagtgtggtaaaagcttcagaaGCTTCAGTGACAAACAAACACTCACCATGCACCAGAGTATTCATTCAGGAGTAAAACAATTTCTATGCACTGactgtggaaaaagcttcacagagaaatacatgataatacaccagagaatccacactggagtgaagccttttgcatgtactgagtgtggtagaaGCTTTACTGTGAAAGAAGCACTCAGAAAACactggagaatccacacaggcatcaaaccatttatttgcactgagtgtaataaaagcttcactcataaaacaggcctcacacaacaccagataatccacacaggaatgaaaccattcatctgcagtgagtgtaataaaagcttcagtcagaaggtaaacctcacaaaacaccagagaatccacgcaGAAGTGAAGCCATTTtga